TTTTACCTAAATTTTAGTTTAATTTAATTTATTATATTACTTTTAAATATGTATAATCATGTCTATCTATTTAAATTATTAGAGTGCAAACGCTAGTAATATTGATAATAGATTTTATATGACTTAAAAATTATATATTCCTGATTTATATTTAAAAAAGTTAAACATTGAATTATTTTTCTTATAAATTTTATTAATGTTTTAGATGTACTTTTCATTTAATTTCATTTTATCTTGTAATAATTTATATTGTTTAGAACTACTAGTTTCAATAAAATTAAATATATTTTTTGTTGGAGAAAGTAAACTTTAGGTTTTGTTATATTTATTGTGTTTCATTTTTTGGTAGGTATTCCTATGGACCTCACGCCCAAATGAAATACGATGGTTGTGGAACTCCTGCGAGCAAGTAGTATATAGATTATATTTTTGCTTGTCATTAATTTGTTGTGAAGAGATTAAATCCAAATAATTTGTGCTTTCAGATAAATGGATGACATAATTATTGCAACAAATTTGAAAACGTTAAAACTGCTGGTGGGACTTCATAATGTGTAGCAGGTTCATCATCTCCAAAAAATTGAGTGATCACTCCTTGCGCGTCTACTTTGCATTTCGTTCTCCTCGGTTCGAGCACGATCCTCCATGGAGCTTGCGTTTGCCACAGTTGGAGCTGGTAGCGGTGGTGCAGTGACCGCGTATTCAACATTTGGACCAGACTCGCATCGGTTGTTGTTCACTGGAACACCTTGGTGATGCCTATATTTAAAGCTGAAAAACTTGTTGCAAGTGTTAGGTTAACATGTGTTAGTTAGGCGTAAATTTCAGGAGAGGAGCATATGATTCATAAACGATCAGTGCTATTGATGTGAGAATACATCACCTTACTACCCTAAGTCCCTAACAGCCTTCTCGTCATTACACCAGGCACATGTATAAGATGTGAAGCCATGCTGTAGCTTTCGATAGCACTTAGAAACGGAGATGTAACTGACTTTGGCTTTGCAGAGGAATTCAGTTTCCTACAGGGATAGACATGATGAGGATGAGTACACTTCTAGTCTTCTACTGATAATAAGAGTGAAAAGTAACTCGTGTTTCCAGTGACAATAAGTAAATAGACGTACCTGTGGGTTAGGATTACCGACATAGGCATTCAGCTCCGATAGTGTGACATATTCAATTTTCTGAACATCTAAATCACTGAAAGAAGTCGAGGATGAGCCAGTTTCAGAACCACACATTCTGCATGCAACAGTGATTAAGAAGTATTAGAAAACAGGCTGTAAGGAAGTGGAAACAATAGGGTGAAGTAGGTTCATCTTACACTTTATGAAACCTGTTGCTGGCAAGAGTTTCCTGGTGAAAGTAGAAGTGTCTTCCGGAGGTTGCGTTGAAGAATGGACGACCTGAAATCAGTCATGAGTGTACTTTAATTATGTATAGGTTCTTTTGCTTATACGTATGTTAATGTTGTTGATACAGAATTGAATCACAGTCAATTTCTTTCTGATCCTTACCTATAAAAGAGGAGGAGAATAATGACATTCTCTTCTCAAAACATCCAATACCTCCTGCTAGCTTAATTTCTTCTGTAAATCCTTCAATCATATCCCACAACACCTATATGAAAAAAGATAAGAGACAACTCACTTAAGTTTTTTTTTCTTATATCTTTCATACAACGCAGCTGTTTTGAGAAACACTATTGAGTCGCTAGAAAATAATGCATCTCAGAGTTTGAAACTAAGAGAGCTTTACCGATTGATGAAATTTTAGAGACGAAAACATCACTTTCGCTTCAGAGAAAGTATGAACATGTTCCTGTTTTCAAATCAACCAAACCAGATCCTAGGTTACATTTAAGGCAACAATGTTATAAAGCTAAGTAATAGTAAGTAGATTTACTTTTTCAGATACTGACGGCGGCATACTCATCGTTGTTGGGTCTCCTTGTTGAAAACGTTTTGATACTCCTAATTTCTCCGACTCTACATATCAGCACTACTATTAAGCCTCATGTAGTAGTAACATCAAATCAGAGTAAGGAGTGAATGTAAGGGTTGGTAAAGCAAACCGCAAATCAGTGTTGGTGTTGAAGAGTAACATGAGTTGGTCATGCTTGCAGAACCTAAACCGGTCAGCCAGGATCTGTTGACTCGGTTCTGCGAGCTCAACCTAAACGGGTTGTTCCGAAAATCTAATCGCAACAGGAGAGCGTTACCAAACCTGAATTTGAGGTTGCTTCTTGCAACATGAAAATCACTCAGCTCATAAAAGGAGCCTTCTTTTAAGAGTTGTTAAGGCGGTAAACACTGATAGAGGCTTCGAAGAGGGTCCCCTGGGGAAGAAAGAACCATTTAACAAAAACTGAAACAGTCAAAATCTTATTCTAATAATTGAAATAAGGATCCGACAAACCTTTGTATCAATAGCAGTATATGAACGCCCATCAGCTCCCTGCGTTTCTTCACATGACGGGCCTCCCAAAATTAAAGTAGTCTGGTGTGAACTCCGAGAAATAAACTTGAAAAGTCGCCATGGTAGAACGTTTTAATGAGAATGAACAGAAGTTCAGAATTAGGAAAAACAAAAGGATTTGGCTTCGTCTCTCATACAGTTTGTATTTATATGCAACGAAGATGGTGTAGGTGGAATTACACAAGAATTGAAGAGTGTAACGTCATCTGAGAGATATGGAAGCGTTTCAGTGGCATCTTCTCTACTTCGGTGAAGGGTGAAACCAGGGATTCGCGAAAGACAATATCAACTGCACCATAGCTAAATGGGCTAATCACTAAGTGACAAAACCCTGAACAGGCTTGGTATATGATCCATATGTTGCTAACGAAACCCAAACATTAAGATTGTCACGTGTCTTTTTTCCCCTGCGGAGAAAAAAAATGGCCCAATTATAACTTCAAAGACATTCTCGCGTGTCAAAACGAAGCTTCACTATTGGTTGATTTTTTATAGTGACGTGGATAGCTTTAGAGTAGAGTATATTCTCCTTTTAATATTGTTAGATTACCAACAGTCCTTGAGTGTTGGTTTACGTTTCCGATCAAAGACACTACTACTACCAATATCTTCCGAGAGCTACACTTTTGACTTAAATTTTCTGAATATTTTTAATAGCTACTAGTTTCAGTTATGTGAGGGAAGAGCTGCAGTGATGCTAGAGCAATCACGCTTGTAAAAAGAGGGAACAACGGATTCAAATGGGAACATTTATGGCCATCACTTTGTTTTCACATAAACGATATGCAGTGACCAAAATATTGTGTGATCATGAGAAAAACATGTATTTATAAGTTCCTACTAAACAGGGTCAATTCTCCTCAAAACATACACAAAAATTTTTTATCACAAAAATACCAGACAAAAAAATGATCAAAATAACATATATTAAAGAGTCGAAAGACTAATTTACTTTTAATACATAATATATTTAATGTACATAAATATTTTACAATAGTTATTAAAAATATGATTATTAAAATTATATACTCTAAACATTTAGTTATAGGGCTATTCAATCTGGATTTCGGTTTCATTTCAGTTAGTTTTCGGTAATTTGGATTATTAAGATTAACTACCATATTCAGATCATATCTATTTTAGTTTGATTTGGTTTATATACTTTTAGTTGTTGGTTTATTCAATTTTATACTGAAAATCATAAATAATAGAAATTGAGTTTATATAAATAGAAATTGAATTTATTAAAACAAATATAATTTTTCAGTATTCTATCTAATATTTTTTTCTAATTTATTTAACTGTTATTTAGTAATTTCATAAAATGCAAATAATAAAAAGTTAGTAATATTATAATATTATTAAATAACTAAATTTAGCTTAAATATGTGTCACCAATATATATAATTGAATTAATAAAAATGAAATAAAATATACTTTTATTTAAGGCAAGATAATAAATTATTAAAATTAGCATTTTAAATATTAAATTATTTATATAAAATAAATCATATATATATATATATATGCTCATTTTATTCTATAATTTACATATAACTATACTATTATATTATTTAATTGATTTTGGTTTACTCAGTTTGATCGAGTTATATACTAAGCATATACTGCCAGATTTTAAAAACAGCATTTATTCTATTTATTCAGTTACCAAATTCAAACCACTTTTCAATTATGTTCGGTTTTCTCTTTTAATTTGTACCATAGGCTTAGACGATCATATAATGAAGGCTATAAACATCCGATGAATCCTATCATCTTTACATGCATAATGTGAAGTTCTGATTTGGGCTATGAAGTACATGAAGACCATACAAATCACATAGGTTGTTTTTACAAAAAATGGTTCTCAATTGATGGAAATGTTGTCGACACCATAAGAATGACCAGCTTTTGCTACCCATATGGACGAGGCGATGTAAGAATTTTTTTCTTTAATTTCTCGATCAAGCATATATCAAGAGCAAATAATACAATCACTACAAGAATAATTAAAAATAGCAAAGGACTGGTGAAGACATTTCCATAGCCATAATTATTAGCGATGAAAGTTGCGACAAGAAGAAGCCTCCCAGTTATCTTGGCAAAGATGCTCACAAGTACACACCCTAAGGTTTTTAATTCTTAGATCAAGTGTTCCTACGATTCATATTTAGTTTGTTTTAGTCTCCAAGTATACATTATTGTATGAATGGCTTTTTACAAAAAAAAAAGAAAAGTATACATCATTCTTATAGTGTGTTTGATTGGAAATTTGACAATTTTATATATTAGCAAGGTGCTTTATATTCAGTTAAAAGAAGGTTCGAGCTTCAGAAAATAGTGGCTGCTTTCCTCCACCTTAAAGCTCGATGAGCATCTTCTCAGTCGCCTTGTATCACCTTGTAACTTGTGAACATTTTTAATAAGATTAAATCCTAAAGTCTCTTAACATTTTTGATCTATAAGAGTAACAGTTAATTAGTTTCCTTTGAGTTTGTTTTACAGTAACCGGTACCATAGTTCCAAGGATTATACTTGTCTTTGCTGCCCTTGCGGTTAGTGATTCAAATGGCTTCAATTCTGACCCAGATGTTTTTAGTTGTTTATCTTGTGCCCCTTGTTTTCTATCTGATTTCAAACACCTTAGTAGGCAGTTATTGATAATTTGCCCCTTTTTTTGCAGATCGTGAACCTCTGTCAATGCTCTCTATAGAAGACTCTCTGGACTAAATAAAATAAAGGAGTCAGGTTCTAGGGAGCTATGCTTCTTGAGTTCGAAGCAAAGAAAGAAGTCAGGTTTTTCTGAGCGACTCAGGACAAGCTGTTCCACAGCTATATCACTGGCATATAAGGCATCCAGAGAGTCACAGACAAGTCCAATACTTTTTCATCAGGGTTCTCAATACCAGTCATGACACGCATCCTTGACTTCACGGGTACTCTCTCAATATACTCTCTGTTTGACAGCATATGATTCTCTTTCAAACACCGTATCTAATTGTAGTTTTTTCTCTTCTCTTATTGCAGAATCAGAAGGCTAATTGTGGTTTTGTCTCTCTTCTCTTATTGCAGACAAACTAACACAGAAGGTCACTGAAGCAGTTGAGTTCATTGTTGTTTCACAACACTTCTCCAACACTGATCATGATGAGGATGACAGCCAAAGCTCCAACTCACAAACATCAGTCACACCTTCTATGCGAGATAGGCATTTTCCACGGTAGATGTTCAATAATTTTGTTTCTGTTTCGTTTTTATTTGCTTTTGTTCTTAAGTTTTTTTGTAAACATTTGATTAGTCCTATATGGTGTAATGACACTATGATATTGTTATGCTAATCTTAAATATTTGGTCATTTGATTTGTTGTTTTTTTCTGTTGCTAAAATGTTCATGTATTAACAATTCTTTTGCCACGACACTAGATAAAACTGTGGCCATTGCTATACTCGAATACAACATTTTAGGCACAGCATTTGTAGCTGAATCTGTAGCTACATTAGCTACAAAATTGCTAAGCATAGATCGTAGTTAAAATCTGTAGCTATACTTAGCCACGCAAAATCCCTCGCTAAAAGCGTTGCTAATGAGCAACGGAAATTGTAGTAGCTATGTCGTCGCTATCAGCTACGGCTTGTGCTTTCGCAAATCCGTTGCGAACTG
This genomic interval from Brassica oleracea var. oleracea cultivar TO1000 chromosome C2, BOL, whole genome shotgun sequence contains the following:
- the LOC106326032 gene encoding uncharacterized protein LOC106326032, with amino-acid sequence MIEGFTEEIKLAGGIGCFEKRMSLFSSSFIGRPFFNATSGRHFYFHQETLASNRFHKVMCGSETGSSSTSFSDLDVQKIEYVTLSELNAYVGNPNPQETEFLCKAKVSYISVSKCYRKLQHGFTSYTCAWCNDEKAVRDLG